One Diadema setosum chromosome 8, eeDiaSeto1, whole genome shotgun sequence genomic window carries:
- the LOC140231512 gene encoding dual specificity mitogen-activated protein kinase kinase 6-like, whose protein sequence is MATKRSKFKGPKLRFGELPEITKPEVKKPPVGLDNKGTLTVSGHEFEVHARDMVVLEMLGRGAYGIVEKVSHTPSQVVMAVKKMRAQVNSTEDKRILMDMDVAMRSSDCGYTVEFYGALFQEGDVWICMEVMDTCLDKLYKYRLKPQQIYIPENILSRIAFSIVKALQYLQSKLNVIHRDVKPSNVLANRNGKIKLCDFGISGQLVNSLAKTQDAGSKQYMAPERIDPERSSMGYDVKSDVWSFGISMIEIANNAYPYERWGNMFQQLKQVVHGPSPTLPEERFSTEMNNFVNQCLNKSYTERPSYKRLLEHEFIKMHAIVTEEDVAAFITPILDAELPAAATS, encoded by the exons ATGGCAACCAAAA GATCCAAGTTCAAAGGACCCAAATTAAGATTTGGAGAACTACCAGAGATTACCAAGCCCGAGGTTAAAAA GCCACCAGTCGGGCTAGACAACAAGGGTACACTAACGGTCAGCGGCCATGAATTTGAGGTGCACGCCCGCGACATGGTGGTGCTGGAAATGCTAGGCAGAGGGGCATACGGCATCGTGGAGAAAGTCAGCCACACGCCGAGCCAGGTGGTCATGGCAGTCAAG AAAATGCGGGCGCAGGTGAACAGCACGGAGGATAAGAGGATACTAATGGACATGGACGTTGCCATGAGGAGTTCAGACTGCGGCTACACGGTGGAGTTCTATGGTGCTCTTTTTCAGGAG GGAGATGTATGGATATGCATGGAGGTGATGGATACATGTCTAGACAAACTCTACAAGTACAGACTGAAGCCACAACAGATCTACATCCCAGAGAACATACTCAGCAGGATAGCATTCTCG ATAGTGAAAGCGTTACAATACCTGCAGAGTAAACTCAATGTCATCCACCGGGACGTCAAACCGTCCAACGTCCTTGCCAACCGCAACGGCAAGATCAAACTTTGCGACTTTGGCATCAGCGGGCAGCTGGTAAATTCTCTGGCCAAGACGCAGGATGCGGGCAGCAAGCAGTACATGGCT CCCGAGAGAATAGATCCAGAAAGGAGCTCAATGGGCTACGACGTGAAGTCAGATGTATGGAGTTTTGGCATCTCAATG ATTGAAATTGCAAACAACGCCTACCCATATGAGAGGTGGGGCAACATGTTCCAGCAACTCAAACAGGTGGTCCACGGCCCCTCCCCAACCCTGCCGGAGGAGAGGTTCTCAACAGAGATGAATAACTTCGTCAACCAATG TTTAAACAAGTCGTACACAGAAAGACCATCATATAAAAGATTACTG GAGCATGAGTTCATCAAGATGCACGCAATCGTGACGGAGGAGGACGTGGCCGCGTTCATCACGCCGATTTTAGACGCGGAGCTCCCGGCTGCGGCGACGAGTTAA